A stretch of Alkalicella caledoniensis DNA encodes these proteins:
- a CDS encoding LTA synthase family protein has product MLEKLFKSGVTKYLIAISAGVFLKLFALHSTMGIGDIFRVTFKNYLIVMAIMCLTCIISQRNRIRAMLIVNILISALLFIDAVYYGHFYTLIRAHSIYQAGQVRHVSNSIAALLNPLYFLYFIDSIVIFIYLFKDKAVIIKSTPKQRLATAVTLVLLISMITGMNLNLSKKTNGYFTPHNTGVINFHLYDVAGYVRKASLKTEHVQALAKFIEPEQNGIKYFGVAEGKNVFVIQAESVQNFVINTKINGQEITPNLNKLVDNESIYFDRYYEQIGWGNTSDAEFISHNGFYASRRVFSYKAYEGIDFITLPINLKDKGYNTIAFHGNEGDFWDREKAYPSQGLDEYISIEDLEVDEELGLGLSDQSFFRQSMDFIKELHQPFYSFLITLTSHHPFIIPEDLKELNVGEQYEGTSLEDYLQTVRYLDTQIGEFIQALKDENLYDNSIIVVYGDHKGLDYRYAEANEHITNLIGREYQVQEMYRVPFIVHMPGSGLKETISTVGGQVDFYPTMANLLGIELRSDSVLGKDLLNTEKGFAAIQNHVAQGSFIDDNIVFVMSEDGIFENSDAWDLKTGEPLDLELAREGYERAVAELKLSEYILQNNLVPLVHEKGIKGALEQE; this is encoded by the coding sequence AAACTACTTAATCGTTATGGCAATAATGTGCTTAACATGTATAATTAGTCAAAGAAACAGGATAAGGGCTATGCTAATTGTTAACATATTGATTTCCGCATTATTGTTTATCGATGCAGTATACTATGGACATTTTTATACACTCATAAGAGCACATAGTATTTATCAGGCTGGCCAAGTAAGGCATGTTTCAAATAGTATAGCTGCACTACTAAACCCCCTTTATTTTTTATATTTCATAGACTCAATAGTAATTTTTATATATCTATTTAAGGACAAGGCAGTTATAATAAAAAGCACCCCAAAACAGAGATTAGCTACGGCAGTGACCCTAGTGCTGTTAATTTCTATGATAACAGGTATGAATCTAAACTTATCTAAAAAGACCAATGGATATTTCACTCCACACAACACAGGGGTAATTAATTTTCACCTTTATGATGTAGCAGGATATGTTAGGAAAGCGTCACTAAAAACTGAACATGTACAGGCCTTAGCTAAGTTTATAGAGCCAGAGCAAAATGGAATTAAATATTTTGGAGTTGCAGAGGGTAAAAATGTCTTTGTAATCCAAGCTGAGTCAGTGCAAAATTTTGTAATCAACACTAAAATAAATGGGCAAGAAATAACTCCAAATCTAAATAAGCTAGTAGACAATGAATCCATTTACTTTGACAGGTACTACGAGCAGATTGGATGGGGAAATACTTCAGATGCAGAGTTTATATCCCATAACGGTTTTTATGCCTCAAGGAGGGTTTTTAGCTACAAGGCCTATGAAGGAATTGACTTTATTACACTACCTATAAATCTAAAAGACAAAGGCTACAACACCATTGCTTTCCATGGTAATGAAGGTGATTTTTGGGATAGAGAAAAAGCTTATCCATCCCAAGGTTTAGACGAATATATAAGTATAGAGGATTTAGAGGTAGATGAAGAGCTAGGACTAGGCTTGAGTGACCAGTCTTTCTTCCGTCAATCAATGGATTTTATAAAGGAATTACATCAACCCTTCTATTCCTTCCTCATAACTTTGACCTCCCATCATCCATTTATTATTCCAGAAGACCTAAAGGAACTGAATGTTGGGGAACAGTACGAGGGGACTTCCCTAGAGGATTATTTACAAACAGTGCGATACCTAGATACTCAAATTGGCGAATTTATACAAGCACTGAAGGACGAAAACCTCTATGACAACTCAATAATTGTTGTCTATGGTGACCATAAAGGGTTAGATTATCGTTACGCTGAAGCAAACGAGCATATAACTAACTTGATAGGAAGGGAATATCAAGTACAAGAGATGTACAGAGTTCCATTTATAGTTCATATGCCAGGAAGTGGTTTGAAAGAAACAATAAGCACTGTTGGAGGACAAGTAGATTTTTATCCAACAATGGCCAACTTGCTTGGTATAGAGCTAAGAAGTGATAGTGTTTTAGGCAAAGACTTACTAAACACAGAAAAAGGTTTTGCTGCTATACAAAATCACGTGGCACAAGGATCTTTCATAGACGACAATATAGTATTTGTTATGTCAGAAGATGGTATATTTGAAAACAGTGATGCTTGGGATTTAAAGACAGGAGAACCCCTGGATTTAGAACTAGCCAGAGAAGGTTACGAGAGGGCTGTAGCAGAACTTAAACTATCTGAGTACATCTTACAAAATAACCTAGTACCACTGGTTCATGAAAAAGGAATAAAGGGTGCACTTGAGCAAGAATAA